A genomic region of Pseudomonas abietaniphila contains the following coding sequences:
- a CDS encoding type I secretion system permease/ATPase produces MTDPIVIAQPVQADAARQDYSPWLEAVLKVARHYRLDVSPESVRLASIHSEGRVEEVVRHMARQAGLSVKFADYDHKSLSRWRTPLVVQLQDGQVGVIESVSETGELGIAYSGDQGLQSRIEPAALADQAVRTVILRPIQPLSDVRTNDYIKPYDEHWFRRIVLSDLRPYSQVMLASLVANLLGMAGVLFSMQVYDRVIPAESLPTLYVLFGGVMLALLFDFVMRIMRLRITDILGKRADLRVSDLVFGHALRLRNSVRPKSTGSFISQLRELEQIRDLITSSTATALADMPFFFLFLLVFYLIGGPLVLIPLLALVAMVVPGILAQHRLAKLANESMREAALRNAMLVESVQGMDDIKALQAEQRFQQQWNHYNAASADSSLRLRTLTNSLVTWTQNVQGGVFAVVIVFGAPMVIAGDLTTGSLVAASILSSRMMGPMAQLTHVLTRWQQAKVALQGLNRIMQMPVDHPEGSQRVHLPAIRGEYRMRQSGFRYSEESSPALSNIDLKIRPGERIAILGRNGAGKSTLLQALAGAMDLSTGETTLDGIALAHIDPADLRRDVGLMSQQARLFHGTLRDNITLGAGQASDQEIIAALAVTGALDFVRQMPKGMDHLILEGGLGLSGGQRQSLLLSRLLIRQPQVLLLDEPTASLDDITERLLLEKLATWCTGRTLVVATHRVSVLQLVERIIVLDNGRIVIDDHRDAALARLRQPQGAQA; encoded by the coding sequence ATGACCGATCCCATCGTCATCGCTCAACCTGTGCAGGCCGACGCGGCGCGTCAGGATTATTCGCCCTGGCTGGAGGCCGTGCTCAAAGTCGCACGGCATTACCGACTGGACGTGTCGCCGGAAAGCGTGCGCCTGGCGTCGATCCACAGCGAGGGCCGGGTCGAGGAAGTAGTCCGGCACATGGCGCGTCAGGCCGGGCTCAGCGTCAAGTTCGCCGATTACGACCACAAAAGCCTGAGCCGCTGGCGCACGCCGCTGGTGGTGCAATTGCAGGACGGCCAGGTCGGGGTCATCGAAAGCGTCAGTGAAACCGGCGAGCTGGGCATTGCCTACAGCGGCGACCAAGGCCTGCAAAGCCGCATCGAACCCGCTGCTCTGGCCGACCAGGCCGTGCGCACCGTAATTCTGCGTCCGATCCAGCCGCTGAGCGATGTGCGCACCAACGATTACATCAAACCCTACGACGAGCACTGGTTCAGACGCATCGTGCTCAGCGACCTGCGCCCCTACAGCCAGGTCATGCTCGCCTCACTGGTGGCCAACCTGCTGGGCATGGCCGGCGTGCTGTTTTCGATGCAGGTCTATGACCGGGTGATTCCCGCGGAATCGCTGCCGACCCTGTACGTGCTGTTCGGCGGTGTGATGCTGGCGCTGCTGTTCGATTTCGTGATGCGCATCATGCGCCTGCGCATTACCGACATTCTCGGCAAACGCGCCGACTTGCGGGTTTCCGATCTGGTCTTCGGCCACGCTCTGCGTCTGCGCAATTCGGTGCGCCCAAAATCCACCGGCTCGTTCATCTCGCAGTTGCGTGAGCTGGAGCAAATCCGCGACCTGATCACGTCCAGCACCGCCACGGCCCTGGCCGACATGCCGTTCTTCTTCCTGTTTTTGCTGGTGTTCTACCTGATCGGCGGCCCCTTGGTGCTGATTCCCCTGCTCGCGCTGGTCGCCATGGTAGTGCCGGGCATTCTGGCGCAACACCGGTTGGCGAAACTGGCCAACGAATCGATGCGCGAAGCTGCGTTGCGCAACGCGATGCTGGTGGAAAGCGTTCAAGGCATGGACGACATCAAGGCCTTGCAGGCCGAGCAGCGTTTCCAACAGCAGTGGAACCACTACAACGCCGCCTCCGCCGACAGCAGCCTGCGGCTGCGTACGTTAACCAACAGTTTGGTGACCTGGACCCAGAACGTTCAGGGCGGCGTCTTCGCGGTGGTCATCGTGTTCGGTGCGCCGATGGTGATTGCCGGCGACCTCACCACCGGCAGCCTGGTGGCGGCGTCGATCCTGTCGTCGCGGATGATGGGCCCTATGGCACAACTGACCCATGTGTTGACCCGCTGGCAGCAGGCCAAGGTCGCGTTGCAGGGGCTGAACCGGATCATGCAGATGCCGGTGGATCATCCCGAAGGCAGCCAGCGCGTGCACCTGCCCGCGATTCGCGGCGAGTACCGGATGCGTCAATCGGGTTTTCGTTACAGCGAAGAGTCATCGCCAGCGCTGAGCAATATCGACCTGAAGATACGCCCCGGCGAACGGATCGCCATTCTCGGCCGTAACGGCGCAGGCAAGTCGACCCTGCTTCAGGCACTGGCCGGCGCCATGGACCTGAGTACGGGCGAAACCACACTGGACGGCATCGCCCTCGCCCACATCGACCCCGCCGACCTGCGTCGCGACGTCGGCCTCATGTCGCAGCAGGCGCGGCTGTTTCACGGCACTCTGCGCGACAACATTACCCTCGGCGCCGGCCAGGCCAGCGATCAGGAAATCATCGCGGCGCTCGCCGTCACCGGCGCACTGGATTTCGTGCGGCAGATGCCCAAGGGCATGGACCACCTGATTCTCGAAGGTGGCCTGGGGCTGTCGGGCGGGCAACGCCAGAGCCTGCTGCTTTCGCGGCTGTTGATCCGTCAACCGCAGGTCCTGTTGCTGGACGAACCCACCGCCTCGCTGGACGACATCACCGAGCGCCTGCTGCTGGAAAAACTCGCGACCTGGTGCACCGGCAGAACGCTGGTCGTCGCCACTCACCGGGTCAGCGTGCTGCAACTGGTGGAGCGCATCATCGTGCTGGACAACGGCCGGATCGTGATCGATGACCACCGCGACGCCGCACTCGCGCGCTTGCGGCAACCCCAAGGAGCACAGGCATGA
- a CDS encoding HlyD family efflux transporter periplasmic adaptor subunit, with product MKALTAEHAPRLPDPITYLDGRDERSIAGGVRVIWGCAVMIACFLAWAAWFDVVEVSTGTGKVVPSSREQVIQSMEGGIIKEMNVTEGSLVERGQVLAQLDAVKTESNVGESEAKYRAALASVNRLQAEVSEKPLSFDASLKGFPELVRAETELYTTRRKGLQDTLDGIQSSLKLVRSELEITENLAKIGASSRVEVLRLNRQRSELELKATEARSDYMVRAREDLAKANAEAQMLVAVIRGRNDSLARLTLHSPVRGIVKDIEVTTLGGVVPPNGKLMQIVPLDEQLLIEARISPRDIAFIHPDQEAKVKITAYDYSIYGSLDGKVVTISPDTIQDEVKPEIFYYRVYIRTDSDVLRNKAGKTFAIVPGMIATVDIRTGQKTVLDYLIKPLNRAREALRER from the coding sequence ATGAAAGCGTTGACGGCCGAACACGCGCCGAGGTTGCCGGACCCGATCACCTACCTGGACGGTCGCGACGAGCGCAGCATTGCCGGGGGCGTCCGTGTCATCTGGGGCTGCGCAGTGATGATCGCGTGCTTCCTGGCCTGGGCGGCCTGGTTCGACGTGGTCGAAGTGTCGACCGGCACCGGCAAGGTGGTCCCCAGTTCCCGGGAGCAAGTGATCCAGTCCATGGAAGGCGGCATCATTAAGGAAATGAACGTCACTGAAGGTTCGCTGGTGGAGCGCGGCCAGGTGCTGGCTCAGCTCGATGCGGTGAAAACCGAATCCAACGTGGGGGAAAGCGAAGCCAAATATCGGGCGGCACTGGCCAGCGTCAATCGGCTGCAGGCGGAAGTCAGTGAAAAACCGCTTTCGTTCGACGCTTCGCTCAAGGGCTTCCCCGAACTCGTCCGCGCCGAAACCGAGCTGTACACCACCCGGCGCAAGGGTCTGCAGGACACACTGGACGGCATCCAGAGTTCACTGAAACTGGTGCGCAGCGAGCTGGAGATCACCGAGAACCTGGCAAAGATCGGCGCGTCGAGTCGGGTTGAAGTGCTGCGTTTGAACCGGCAGCGCTCGGAGCTTGAACTCAAGGCCACCGAAGCCCGTTCCGATTACATGGTGCGCGCACGCGAAGACTTGGCCAAAGCCAACGCCGAAGCGCAGATGTTGGTCGCGGTGATTCGCGGACGTAACGACTCACTCGCCCGTCTGACTTTGCATTCGCCGGTGCGCGGCATCGTCAAGGACATCGAAGTCACCACCCTTGGCGGCGTGGTTCCACCGAACGGGAAACTGATGCAGATCGTGCCGCTGGACGAACAACTGCTGATCGAAGCGCGAATCTCACCGCGCGACATCGCCTTCATTCACCCGGATCAGGAAGCCAAAGTGAAGATCACTGCCTACGACTACTCGATCTACGGCAGTCTCGACGGCAAGGTCGTGACCATCTCCCCGGACACCATCCAGGACGAGGTCAAACCCGAAATCTTCTACTACCGCGTTTACATCCGCACGGACTCCGATGTACTGCGCAACAAGGCCGGCAAAACGTTCGCCATCGTGCCCGGCATGATTGCCACGGTGGATATCCGCACCGGCCAGAAGACGGTGCTGGATTACCTGATCAAGCCACTGAACCGTGCCCGCGAAGCGTTGCGCGAGCGTTGA
- a CDS encoding TolC family outer membrane protein yields MVLLTIGLQHMINLPAWADEYIDPGLRSISPSRLQQQPGDKQPQPRSGKSPVAAVPGKEDTQTLGLEQAVRLAVDWHPSISEAIGTLYQQAEGINVAEAGYYPQIAGGIKGGYNSGYGSDASSQSVSISLKQMLYDFGKVSNAVEAARAKAARSQASILLAIDQVVRDTAFAYVEVQRYQRLIDIARQQIQGIGGIVDLAKQRSDMGASTRSDVVQAQSRAEGGMATLQEYKAQYARWQATLGNLLGRQTSPQVTDAFPDSLNQSCNTPVITDALPAVLQAAAQRTQAQAELAQAKAEAYPTLSLEPSFNQYLDNNYNNQNPAIDRTQVGIFLNLEVPIYQGGAISARSRAAGYALTAADSAEDAARLQARQGLSESQAQTSGLTRRLNSLEFRETTIKEARELYGKQYLELGTRPLLDLLNAEQEIHQSRFDLANTQADLRRLQIDCLYNSGALRRAFGIDHSTIQHVEILP; encoded by the coding sequence ATGGTCCTGCTGACCATCGGCTTGCAGCACATGATCAACCTGCCCGCCTGGGCAGACGAATACATCGATCCGGGGCTGCGCAGCATCAGCCCTTCCCGGCTGCAACAGCAACCGGGGGACAAACAACCGCAGCCCCGTAGCGGTAAATCGCCCGTCGCCGCTGTACCAGGCAAGGAGGACACACAGACACTGGGCCTCGAACAGGCCGTGAGGCTGGCAGTGGACTGGCACCCCAGCATTAGCGAGGCCATCGGCACGCTGTATCAGCAGGCCGAAGGCATTAACGTGGCCGAGGCCGGTTATTACCCGCAGATCGCCGGCGGCATCAAGGGCGGGTACAACAGTGGCTATGGCAGTGACGCCAGCAGCCAGTCGGTGAGCATTTCCCTGAAGCAGATGCTGTACGACTTCGGCAAGGTTTCAAATGCTGTCGAGGCGGCCCGGGCCAAGGCCGCACGCAGTCAGGCGAGCATTCTGCTGGCGATCGATCAAGTCGTTCGGGACACCGCCTTCGCGTATGTAGAGGTTCAGCGCTATCAGCGTTTGATCGACATTGCCCGCCAGCAGATTCAAGGGATTGGCGGGATTGTCGATCTGGCAAAACAGCGCAGCGACATGGGCGCCAGTACCCGCTCCGATGTGGTTCAGGCACAGTCCCGCGCCGAGGGCGGCATGGCGACCTTGCAGGAGTACAAGGCGCAATACGCGCGGTGGCAGGCGACGCTTGGCAATCTTCTGGGGCGACAGACGTCTCCGCAAGTGACGGACGCCTTCCCGGACTCGCTGAATCAGTCCTGCAACACACCCGTGATTACCGATGCCCTGCCCGCCGTGCTGCAGGCAGCCGCCCAGCGCACCCAGGCCCAGGCCGAACTCGCTCAGGCCAAGGCCGAGGCGTATCCGACGCTGTCGCTGGAGCCCTCGTTCAACCAGTACCTGGACAACAATTACAACAATCAGAACCCGGCCATCGACCGTACTCAGGTCGGGATTTTCCTCAATCTCGAAGTGCCCATTTACCAGGGTGGCGCCATCAGTGCCCGCAGCCGGGCTGCCGGTTATGCGCTGACCGCTGCCGATTCCGCCGAAGACGCCGCTCGCTTACAGGCGCGCCAGGGCTTGAGCGAATCTCAGGCCCAGACGTCCGGCCTGACACGTCGTCTCAACTCACTGGAGTTTCGCGAAACCACGATAAAGGAAGCCCGTGAGCTGTACGGCAAGCAATACCTTGAGCTCGGCACGCGCCCCTTACTGGATCTGCTCAATGCCGAGCAGGAGATTCACCAGTCGCGCTTCGATCTGGCCAACACTCAAGCCGACCTGCGCCGCCTGCAAATCGATTGTCTGTACAACAGTGGCGCGTTGCGCCGGGCATTCGGTATCGATCACAGCACCATCCAGCATGTGGAGATCCTGCCATGA
- a CDS encoding trypsin-like peptidase domain-containing protein, whose amino-acid sequence MPVAFNQDPVYDQAFVVHSGGPLPYMLMGTAVQWNEEYAVTVKHIPYVSGSVYQGQGDIQFFRHKANGVPLWRGYTPGEAVTAVGYNSLYMSVKGSGHALPAMVRLDTKEGNVLYGTHDGPVAKGMSGGPVFAADGKVVGITVAFLSSSDLAALKRPDLANQPRVSIFLPYAEINREWGRYLAQARPVTAPPHLASR is encoded by the coding sequence ATGCCAGTCGCTTTTAACCAGGATCCAGTCTACGACCAAGCGTTCGTCGTCCACTCCGGCGGACCGCTTCCCTACATGCTGATGGGCACGGCGGTGCAGTGGAATGAAGAATACGCCGTCACCGTCAAGCATATTCCCTACGTCTCCGGGTCGGTTTACCAAGGGCAGGGGGACATCCAGTTTTTCCGGCACAAGGCCAATGGCGTTCCACTCTGGCGTGGATACACCCCCGGCGAGGCGGTGACGGCGGTGGGTTACAACTCGCTGTACATGTCGGTGAAGGGCAGTGGTCATGCCTTGCCAGCGATGGTGCGTCTGGACACCAAAGAGGGCAACGTGCTCTATGGCACCCATGATGGCCCGGTTGCCAAAGGCATGTCGGGCGGGCCGGTGTTCGCCGCCGATGGCAAGGTTGTCGGGATCACCGTGGCGTTCCTGTCGTCCAGCGATCTGGCCGCACTCAAACGTCCCGACCTTGCCAACCAGCCTCGGGTCAGCATTTTTCTGCCCTATGCCGAGATCAATCGCGAGTGGGGCCGTTACCTGGCGCAGGCCAGGCCGGTGACCGCGCCGCCGCATCTTGCCAGTCGTTGA
- a CDS encoding OprD family outer membrane porin — translation MLAGSVLGTVPITHAAFIEDSKLTLGLRNFYYDADNREGGADQREWAQAFRLDYVSGFTDGTVGFGVDVLSLTGLHLDGGKGHHPDTNTFAPSDSDGSAQHEWSSLGATAKARISKTEFRLGNSLTPNLPILIASDSRLMQQTYGGAMFTSKEIDNLTLTGGQIERARGRASTNSQGLSVAGGTQDSNTFRFAGGDWKATKNLTLQYYYANLQDYYSQHFFGLIHVQPLGEGRSFKTDLRYFKSYADGANGQAGYRFNNNGGYAKTPGEVDNDTAIAMFTYTLGSNSLMLGQQRVSDNGGFVWLNQANVTDSRGRNEGEGGASFYSFTDAVVGNFGRAGETTTFGQYTYDFASLGAPGLKASIGYLRGVDAKAVNGSGPDTHEWETDMRVDYVVAQGPLKGFGTTLRHGTYRGGGTSIADQDQTRLIFNYTYSFF, via the coding sequence CTGCTTGCCGGGTCTGTACTGGGAACGGTGCCCATCACCCATGCCGCCTTCATCGAAGACAGCAAACTGACACTGGGGCTGCGCAACTTTTATTACGACGCCGATAATCGTGAAGGCGGTGCGGACCAGCGCGAATGGGCGCAAGCATTCAGGCTGGATTACGTCTCCGGTTTTACCGACGGCACGGTCGGTTTCGGCGTCGATGTGTTGAGCCTGACCGGCCTTCACCTGGACGGTGGCAAAGGCCATCACCCGGACACCAACACGTTCGCCCCCAGCGACAGTGACGGCTCGGCGCAGCATGAGTGGAGCAGCCTTGGCGCCACGGCGAAAGCGCGCATTTCGAAGACCGAGTTTCGTTTAGGCAACTCGCTGACACCGAACCTGCCCATCCTCATTGCGTCGGACAGCCGACTGATGCAGCAGACCTATGGCGGGGCGATGTTTACCTCGAAAGAAATCGACAACCTGACCCTCACGGGCGGGCAGATCGAGCGCGCGAGGGGCCGGGCGTCGACCAACAGCCAAGGCCTGTCGGTGGCGGGCGGCACTCAGGACAGCAACACATTCAGGTTTGCGGGAGGCGACTGGAAAGCCACAAAAAACCTGACCTTGCAGTACTACTACGCCAACCTCCAGGACTATTACTCCCAGCACTTTTTCGGCCTGATCCATGTCCAGCCGCTGGGCGAAGGGCGAAGTTTCAAAACCGATCTGCGCTATTTCAAGAGCTACGCGGACGGCGCCAACGGTCAGGCCGGCTACCGGTTCAACAACAACGGTGGTTACGCGAAAACACCGGGCGAAGTGGACAACGATACGGCCATTGCCATGTTCACCTACACCCTGGGCAGCAACAGCCTGATGCTGGGGCAGCAACGTGTGTCGGACAACGGCGGGTTTGTCTGGTTGAACCAGGCGAACGTCACTGACAGCCGGGGTCGCAACGAAGGCGAGGGCGGTGCGTCGTTCTACTCCTTCACCGATGCCGTGGTCGGCAACTTTGGGCGTGCAGGTGAGACCACCACGTTCGGCCAATACACCTATGATTTCGCAAGCCTTGGAGCGCCTGGCCTGAAGGCTTCGATTGGCTACCTGCGCGGCGTGGACGCCAAGGCCGTCAACGGCAGCGGGCCGGATACCCACGAGTGGGAAACCGACATGCGGGTCGACTACGTTGTGGCACAAGGTCCCTTGAAGGGCTTCGGCACGACACTGCGTCATGGGACGTACCGTGGCGGCGGCACCAGCATTGCGGATCAAGACCAGACTCGACTGATCTTCAACTACACCTATTCGTTCTTCTGA
- a CDS encoding diguanylate cyclase domain-containing protein: MRFGIAFKLGCLMALFGMLPTGLAGYYIYSSSREMLLHAAERDLLTSVQVLGRNLHGSLRTISLDAAVLTNSPHVRELGEIKNPEALKHTQDDLAQTFRAMLLAHPDYMQIRLISATNHGLELVRQDRDGPSIVRVEGDDLQEKGHYAYVFETLRLAPGEVRISPIVINHEQGAHSGLGKPTLHVSTPVADATGKVFALLVINVDLDQLFSQLQSDLPKEYQVYLSNRWGDLLIHPDHRRTFGFDQGRRLFLQDEFPEVSRLLTETGSNSLISRSIEQGQQDRLVAAFVRLSHNDASEPFVVLGLGQPQSHVLAQASRAGTNIAQIALLFSALALLAAFIASRALIRPLRSMTDAVELFSRERKISELPPRDDELGVLAHRFHAMKHEILSQLDDLTCSRAAFEHLARHDPLTELPNRRRCFEQLEQALVSARESGKKMALLFVDLDHFKEMNDQYGHRFGDLVLQAVAKLLTSASDNADCVARLGGDEFVIFFSDVTDPQKIVTLLEKLHQCFQLPLFIDGHRVQIHASMGVSLFPRDGNDIGALIQHADHAMYKAKSAGRNRYSYEVLEEE, from the coding sequence ATGAGATTCGGCATCGCCTTTAAGCTGGGTTGTCTGATGGCCCTGTTCGGCATGCTGCCGACGGGGCTGGCCGGTTATTACATCTACAGCAGCAGCCGCGAGATGCTGTTGCACGCGGCCGAGCGTGATTTGTTGACGTCGGTGCAAGTGCTGGGGCGCAACCTGCACGGCAGTCTTCGGACGATTTCGCTCGATGCTGCGGTCTTGACCAACAGTCCGCACGTGCGTGAATTGGGCGAGATCAAAAACCCGGAAGCGCTCAAGCATACACAGGACGATCTTGCCCAGACGTTTCGCGCGATGTTGCTGGCGCATCCCGACTACATGCAGATTCGCCTGATCAGCGCCACGAACCATGGTCTGGAACTGGTGCGGCAGGACCGTGACGGGCCCAGCATCGTCAGGGTCGAGGGCGATGACCTGCAGGAGAAGGGACACTACGCCTACGTATTCGAAACCTTGCGACTGGCGCCTGGCGAAGTGCGGATTTCGCCGATCGTCATCAATCACGAACAGGGCGCGCACTCGGGCCTGGGCAAGCCGACGCTGCACGTCTCGACGCCCGTCGCGGACGCAACCGGCAAGGTGTTTGCCCTGCTGGTGATCAACGTCGACCTCGACCAATTATTCAGCCAGCTGCAAAGCGATTTACCCAAGGAATATCAGGTGTACCTGAGCAACCGCTGGGGCGATTTGCTGATTCACCCGGACCATCGGCGCACCTTCGGTTTCGATCAGGGCCGCCGGCTGTTTCTGCAGGACGAATTTCCGGAGGTGTCACGCCTCCTTACGGAAACCGGCTCCAACAGCCTGATCAGTCGCAGCATCGAACAAGGGCAGCAGGATCGTCTGGTGGCGGCGTTCGTCAGGCTTTCACACAACGACGCGTCCGAACCGTTCGTGGTGCTTGGGCTGGGACAGCCACAAAGCCATGTGCTCGCCCAGGCTTCTCGTGCTGGGACCAACATTGCGCAGATTGCCCTGCTGTTCAGCGCACTGGCGTTGCTGGCGGCGTTCATCGCCTCGCGCGCCTTGATCCGGCCACTGCGCAGCATGACCGACGCCGTCGAGCTGTTTTCCCGCGAACGAAAGATCAGTGAACTGCCGCCCAGAGATGACGAGCTAGGCGTGTTGGCGCATCGCTTTCATGCGATGAAACATGAAATTCTCAGCCAGCTCGATGACTTGACCTGCAGCCGGGCGGCTTTCGAACACCTGGCGAGGCACGATCCCCTGACCGAGCTGCCCAACCGCCGCAGGTGCTTTGAGCAGCTTGAGCAGGCGCTGGTGTCCGCGCGGGAGAGCGGCAAGAAGATGGCTTTGCTGTTTGTCGACCTGGACCACTTCAAAGAAATGAACGACCAGTACGGGCACCGTTTCGGCGATCTGGTGTTACAGGCGGTCGCCAAGCTGCTGACCTCGGCAAGCGACAACGCCGACTGTGTTGCGCGCCTGGGAGGGGATGAGTTCGTGATTTTCTTCAGCGACGTCACGGACCCACAGAAAATCGTCACGCTGCTGGAAAAGCTGCATCAGTGTTTCCAGCTGCCTTTATTTATCGACGGGCACCGCGTGCAGATCCACGCCAGCATGGGTGTGAGCCTGTTCCCCCGTGACGGTAACGACATTGGCGCACTGATTCAGCATGCCGACCATGCGATGTACAAGGCCAAGAGTGCGGGCAGAAACCGATACTCCTATGAAGTGCTGGAAGAAGAGTGA